From one Marmota flaviventris isolate mMarFla1 chromosome 1, mMarFla1.hap1, whole genome shotgun sequence genomic stretch:
- the Znf786 gene encoding zinc finger protein 786 — protein sequence MARATGEPAPFPLTFEDVAIYFSAQEWWNLEAWQKELYKHVMITNYETLLSLDDRLSKPELISWIEQEEEPFKSWGESQKPRNMIHSADMYFDPHIEGELFGGSQETVKSGETKCHFQFSPLQSQYSHGRSLGKREDVSFLPDHSITLMNTKTHDTQALATVVYSSSKSAHREEIPSHRAVGHPGLKEGPSWQSTQHSCPVCGERFWKKNHLVKHQRSHSKDASCRAWKKFNQQADAQEQWDISRTQRHFRCPECGKSFHRKQYLLRHMAVHTKKTPFQCPECKMCFCQEQTLLSHHLGHKGEKPSRYHRCNKSGFSTDSAQAPQCQHRGERPASWRNGIGVHSGQEPGLGLDCEEHCPWGDAEALQWGHSHSGERPFPCLECGRRFLSRSKLASHFRVHAGEKPFQCSECNKRFRLSGLLRVHQRVHSREGPFSCRKCGKGFTKQCKLTEHARVHSGEKPFWCAECSRAFRQRGQLLRHQRLHTDEKPFQCPECELSFRLKSTLRAHQLRHGGGERPFACSECGRGFTHQCKLREHLRVHSGERPFQCPECSKSFRLKGILKAHQRTHSKERPFSCAECGKGFTRQSKLTEHFRVHSGERPFQCPECDRSFRLKGQLLSHQRLHTGERPFQCPECDKCYRVKADLKAHRLLHSGEMPFSCECGKGFAKQSKLVEHIRTHTGEKPFQCPKCDKSFRLKAQLLSHQGLHTGERPFHCPECDKNFRERGHMLRHQRIHRPERPFACGDCGKGFIYRSKLAEHIRVHTKSCRAPSEPDIKKRLSQLFAMIEADWS from the exons ATGGCGAGAGCCACGGGCGAGCCGGCTCCG TTCCCTCTGACCTTTGAGGATGTCGCCATTTATTTTTCGGCGCAGGAATGGTGGAATCTAGAGGCATGGCAGAAGGAGCTGTACAAGCATGTCATGATCACCAATTATGAGACTCTCCTCTCACTAG ATGATAGACTTTCCAAGCCAGAATTAATATCCTGGATTGAACAAGAAGAGGAGCCCTTTAAGAGCTGGGGAGAATCACAGAAACCCAGAAACATGATTCACTCTGCTGATATGTATTTTGACCCACATATTGAGGGAGAGCTGTTTGGGG gAAGCCAGGAAACTGTAAAATCAGGAGAAACTAAATGTCATTTCCAGTTCAGTCCTCTTCAGAGCCAGTATTCCCATGGACGGAGTTTAGGGAAAAGGGAAGATGTTTCCTTCCTGCCTGACCACAGCATTACCCTCATGAATACAAAGACACACGACACACAGGCTCTAGCTACAGTGGTCTACAGCTCCAGCAAGTCTGCACATCGAGAAGAAATCCCAAGTCACAGAGCTGTGGGTCACCCTGGCTTGAAGGAAGGCCCCTCCTGGCAAAGCACCCAGCACTCTTGCCCTGTCTGTGGAGAAAGGTTTTGGAAAAAGAATCACTTGGTGAAGCACCAGAGGAGCCACTCCAAGGATGCATCATGTAGAGCCTGGAAGAAGTTCAACCAACAAGCTGATGCGCAGGAGCAGTGGGATATCTCCAGGACACAGAGGCACTTCCGATGTCCTGAGTGTGGGAAGAGCTTCCATCGGAAGCAGTACTTGCTGAGACATATGGCTGTCCATACAAAGAAGACCCCATTCCAGTGCCCTGAATGCAAAATGTGCTTCTGTCAGGAGCAGACCCTTCTCAGCCACCACCTCGGGCACAAGGGGGAGAAGCCTTCCCGGTACCACAGATGCAACAAGAGCGGCTTCTCCACGGACAGTGCACAGGCTCCCCAGTGCCAGCACAGAGGGGAGAGGCCAGCCTCCTGGAGAAATGGCATTGGTGTGCACtcagggcaagagccaggactCGGCCTGGACTGTGAGGAGCACTGCCCGTGGGGGGACGCAGAGGCTCTGCAGTGGGGCCACAGCCACAGTGGGGAGAGGCCCTTCCCCTGCCTGGAATGTGGCAGGCGCTTCCTCTCAAGGTCCAAGCTGGCCAGCCACTTCAGAGTGCACGCGGGAGAAAAGCCCTTCCAGTGTTCGGAGTGCAACAAGCGCTTCCGTCTGAGCGGCCTGCTAAGGGTCCACCAGCGTGTGCACAGTAGGGAGGGACCATTCTCCTGCAGGAAGTGTGGCAAGGGCTTCACCAAGCAGTGTAAGCTCACTGAGCACGCCCGAGTCCACAGCGGCGAGAAGCCTTTCTGGTGTGCGGAGTGCAGCAGGGCCTTCCGCCAGAGGGGCCAGCTGCTGAGGCACCAGCGGCTGCACACAGATGAGAAGCCCTTCCAGTGCCCGGAGTGCGAGCTGAGCTTCCGCCTGAAGAGCACGCTGAGAGCCCACCAGCTGCGGCACGGCGGCGGGGAGCGGCCCTTCGCCTGCAGTGAGTGTGGCCGCGGCTTCACGCACCAGTGCAAGCTCCGCGAGCACCTGAGAGTGCACAGCGGGGAGAGGCCCTTCCAGTGCCCCGAGTGCAGCAAGAGCTTCCGCCTGAAGGGCATCCTGAAGGCGCACCAGCGCACCCACAGCAAGGAGAGGCCCTTCTCGTGCGCCGAGTGCGGCAAGGGCTTCACCCGGCAGTCCAAGCTCACCGAGCACTTCCGCGTGCACAGCGGCGAGCGGCCCTTCCAGTGCCCAGAGTGCGACAGGAGCTTCCGCCTGAAGGGGCAGCTGCTTAGCCACCAGCGCCTGCACACGGGAGAGAGACCCTTCCAGTGCCCTGAGTGCGACAAGTGCTATCGCGTGAAGGCTGACCTGAAGGCGCACCGGCTGCTGCACAGCGGAGAGATGCCATTCTCTTGTGAGTGTGGCAAGGGCTTCGCCAAGCAGTCGAAGCTCGTGGAACACATCAGGACACACACCGGGGAGAAGCCTTTCCAGTGTCCCAAATGTGACAAGAGTTTCCGCTTGAAGGCACAGTTGCTCAGCCACCAAGGCCTGCACACAGGGGAGAGGCCCTTCCACTGCCCTGAGTGTGATAAGAACTTCCGGGAAAGGGGACACATGCTCCGGCATCAGCGCATCCACAGGCCGGAGAGGCCCTTTGCCTGTGGCGACTGTGGGAAGGGCTTCATTTATAGGTCCAAGCTGGCGGAGCACATCAGGGTGCACACAAAATCCTGCCGCGCTCCGAGTGAGCCTGACATTAAGAAAAGGCTTAGCCAACTCTTTGCCATGATAGAGGCTGACTGGAGTTGA